One Kribbella sp. NBC_00662 genomic region harbors:
- a CDS encoding NAD-glutamate dehydrogenase, with the protein MQSKLDVQKADVLAKAVAAGTHGHDKLVDPGKLRTFLDQYYRHVAAEDVAERQPNDCLGAARHHYKSAMSRPQGTAKVHVFTPTVDEHGWSASGRTVVEIVIDDMPFLVDSASMAITEHNLELQLLIHPQFVVRRDVAGTLQEVLDDSAAADGHDLVRESWMHLEIERIADVAEHRELEQALQKVLNDVREAVEDWPKMHEKAVSIAAGLKADELPVSESEVEEARELLEWLADEHFTFLGYREYDFTMEGRQGILRGRPGTGLGILRPDPKPGSGKLPPEVSAKAQERKLLILTKANSRSTVHRSTYLDYVGIKQFDKNGEPVRECRFIGLLSSTAYTESVMQVPVLRRKALELFRLTGFDPNSHSGKGLLDVLETYPRDELLQAPVEDLLPIVQSVLHLQERRAVKLFVRRDVYNRYLSCLVYLPRDRYTTAVRLKMQQILKDAIGAETVTYAAYVTESVLARVHFVVRMKQGETVGEYDADLLEQQVIDATRAWADDFTAALHAQGGDGAVTKLSRRYAQAFPEAYKEDFDARVAVNDVHVLESLPAEDGLAMSLYSPIEEEWEGERRFKVFRRGTALSLSQVLPHLSAMGVEVIDERPYEIRCEDGTMAYIYDFGLKVPEDTQEREELRRLFSDTFQAVWEGRAESDKLNALVLRGNLSWRQVSILRAYQRYIRQGGTPFSQDYIQNTFLNHVDVAGLLVQLFETSFDPARGPADDPDRIMRVDQLEKEILATLDTVQSLDEDRILRSYLTVMKATLRTNYFQPGPDGQQRSYLSLKLEPKAIPDLPQPRPAYEIFVYSPQVEGVHLRFGAVARGGLRWSDRREDFRTEVLGLVKAQMVKNSVIVPVGAKGGFYAKQLPDPSVDRDAWLAEGIASYKTFISGLLDITDNIVAGDIVPPRDVVRYDGDDAYLVVAADKGTATFSDIANGVAKEYGFWLGDAFASGGSVGYDHKAMGITARGAWESVKRHFREMGHDCQTEDFTVVGVGDMSGDVFGNGMLLSEHIRLVAAFDHRHIFLDPAPDAASSFVERRRLFDLPRSSWADYDASLISAGGGVFPRTDKAIPISAEVRDVLGIDAGVTKLTPAELMNAILKAPVDLFWNGGIGTYVKSSGESNADVGDKANDAIRINGSDLRARAVGEGGNLGFTQLGRIEYAAAGGRINTDFIDNVAGVDTSDHEVNIKILLDKVVADGDLTEKQRNDIIASMTDEVGALVLKSNYRQNIALANAGAQAAALMHVHQDWVRRLERQGLLDRELEFLPSVTEFKRRKAEGRGLTSPELSVLIAYTKIVMEAELLKTTLPDDPFLKHKLASYFPKAIQERFGDQIQSHQLRREIITTQVVNEFVNTSGITAYHRLSLETGGTVEDVVRANLAASRIFSQPELLSRNSELDNIVAAETQTHMRLETRTLVERATRWLVSNRRPPVDIEELIEFFGPGIAKLTAALPDVLRGRELALFEQRRESLVQKGVADDFATRIAVLPPAYAGLGIVETASRDDIDILEVAKVHFALGERLQLGRFLERIIGLPRTDRWQTMARAALRDDLHAVHSRLTRQVLATTDASADPEDRVITWQDQNAVALSRASSMLEEIVETDGPELAQLSVGLRLVRTLIANQG; encoded by the coding sequence ATGCAGAGCAAGCTGGACGTCCAGAAGGCAGATGTGCTCGCCAAGGCGGTGGCCGCGGGCACCCATGGGCACGACAAACTCGTCGACCCGGGCAAGCTGAGGACGTTCCTCGACCAGTACTACCGGCACGTCGCCGCCGAGGACGTCGCCGAGCGCCAGCCGAACGACTGCCTGGGCGCCGCGCGGCACCACTACAAGTCCGCGATGAGCCGCCCGCAGGGTACGGCGAAGGTGCACGTCTTCACCCCGACCGTCGACGAGCACGGCTGGTCCGCGAGCGGGCGGACCGTGGTCGAGATCGTCATCGACGACATGCCGTTCCTGGTCGACAGCGCCTCGATGGCGATCACCGAGCACAACCTCGAGCTCCAGCTGCTGATCCACCCGCAGTTCGTCGTACGCCGTGATGTCGCCGGCACGCTGCAGGAGGTCCTGGACGACAGCGCGGCCGCGGACGGGCACGACCTGGTCCGCGAGAGCTGGATGCACCTGGAGATCGAGCGGATCGCGGACGTCGCCGAGCACCGCGAGCTCGAGCAGGCACTGCAGAAGGTGCTGAACGATGTCCGCGAGGCGGTCGAGGACTGGCCGAAGATGCACGAGAAGGCGGTCAGCATCGCCGCCGGTCTGAAGGCCGACGAGCTGCCGGTCTCCGAGAGTGAGGTGGAGGAGGCCCGCGAGCTGCTGGAGTGGCTGGCCGACGAGCACTTCACCTTCCTCGGCTACCGCGAGTACGACTTCACCATGGAGGGTCGGCAGGGCATCCTGCGCGGCCGTCCCGGGACTGGCCTGGGCATCCTCCGGCCGGACCCCAAGCCGGGCTCCGGCAAGCTGCCGCCGGAGGTGAGTGCCAAGGCGCAGGAGCGGAAGCTGCTGATCCTGACCAAGGCGAACTCGCGCTCCACCGTGCACCGGTCGACCTACCTCGACTACGTCGGCATCAAGCAGTTCGACAAGAACGGCGAGCCGGTCCGTGAGTGCCGGTTCATCGGCCTGCTCTCGTCGACGGCGTACACCGAGAGCGTCATGCAGGTGCCCGTACTGCGGCGCAAGGCGCTGGAGTTGTTCCGCCTGACCGGCTTCGACCCGAACAGCCACAGCGGCAAGGGCCTGCTGGACGTACTGGAGACGTACCCGCGCGACGAGCTGCTGCAGGCCCCGGTGGAGGACCTGCTGCCGATCGTCCAGTCGGTGCTGCACCTGCAGGAGCGGCGCGCGGTCAAGCTGTTCGTACGGCGTGACGTCTACAACCGCTACCTGTCCTGCCTGGTGTACCTGCCGCGTGACCGCTACACCACTGCGGTCCGGCTGAAGATGCAGCAGATCCTCAAGGACGCGATCGGCGCCGAGACCGTCACATATGCCGCGTATGTCACCGAGTCGGTGCTGGCCCGCGTGCACTTCGTGGTCCGGATGAAGCAGGGCGAGACGGTCGGGGAGTACGACGCGGACCTGCTCGAGCAGCAGGTGATCGACGCGACCCGGGCGTGGGCCGACGACTTCACCGCCGCGCTGCACGCGCAGGGCGGCGACGGTGCGGTCACCAAGCTGTCCCGCCGGTACGCGCAGGCGTTCCCGGAGGCGTACAAGGAGGACTTCGACGCGCGCGTAGCGGTCAACGACGTCCACGTCCTGGAGAGCCTGCCGGCCGAGGACGGGCTGGCCATGTCGCTGTACAGCCCGATCGAGGAGGAGTGGGAAGGCGAGCGCCGCTTCAAGGTCTTCCGGCGAGGTACGGCGTTGTCACTGTCGCAGGTGCTACCGCACCTGAGCGCCATGGGCGTCGAGGTGATCGACGAGCGGCCGTACGAGATCCGCTGCGAAGACGGCACGATGGCCTACATCTACGACTTCGGCCTCAAGGTGCCCGAGGACACCCAGGAGCGCGAGGAGCTGCGGAGGCTGTTCTCCGACACGTTCCAGGCGGTCTGGGAGGGCCGGGCCGAGTCCGACAAGCTGAACGCGCTGGTGCTGCGCGGTAACCTCAGCTGGCGGCAGGTGTCGATCCTGCGCGCGTACCAGCGCTACATCCGCCAGGGCGGTACGCCGTTCAGCCAGGACTACATCCAGAACACCTTCCTGAACCATGTGGACGTCGCGGGTCTGCTGGTGCAGCTGTTCGAGACCAGCTTCGACCCGGCGCGCGGTCCGGCCGACGACCCGGACCGGATCATGCGGGTGGACCAGCTGGAGAAGGAGATCCTGGCCACGCTGGACACCGTGCAGAGCCTGGACGAGGACCGGATCCTGCGGTCGTACCTGACCGTGATGAAGGCGACGCTCCGGACCAACTACTTCCAGCCGGGTCCCGACGGGCAACAGCGGTCGTACCTGTCGCTCAAGCTGGAGCCGAAGGCGATCCCGGACCTGCCGCAGCCGCGGCCGGCGTACGAGATCTTCGTGTACTCGCCGCAGGTCGAAGGTGTGCACCTGCGGTTCGGCGCGGTCGCCCGCGGCGGTCTGCGCTGGTCGGACCGGCGCGAGGACTTCCGCACTGAGGTGCTCGGCCTGGTCAAGGCGCAGATGGTGAAGAACTCGGTGATCGTGCCGGTCGGCGCGAAGGGCGGGTTCTACGCCAAGCAGCTGCCGGACCCGTCCGTCGACCGGGACGCGTGGCTGGCCGAGGGCATCGCGTCGTACAAGACCTTCATCTCCGGGCTGCTGGACATCACCGACAACATCGTTGCCGGTGACATCGTTCCGCCGCGCGACGTGGTCCGGTACGACGGTGACGACGCCTACCTGGTCGTTGCCGCGGACAAGGGCACCGCGACGTTCTCGGACATCGCGAACGGGGTCGCGAAGGAGTACGGGTTCTGGCTGGGCGACGCGTTCGCGTCCGGCGGCTCGGTCGGGTACGACCACAAGGCGATGGGTATCACCGCGCGCGGCGCGTGGGAGTCGGTCAAGCGGCACTTCCGCGAGATGGGTCACGACTGCCAGACCGAGGACTTCACCGTCGTCGGCGTCGGCGACATGTCCGGTGACGTGTTCGGCAACGGGATGCTGCTGTCCGAGCACATCCGGCTGGTCGCGGCCTTCGACCACCGGCACATCTTCCTCGACCCCGCGCCCGACGCGGCCTCGTCGTTCGTCGAGCGGCGGCGGCTGTTCGACCTGCCGCGGTCGTCGTGGGCCGACTACGACGCGTCGCTGATCTCGGCCGGCGGCGGCGTGTTCCCGCGCACCGACAAGGCGATCCCGATCTCGGCGGAGGTCCGCGACGTCCTCGGGATCGACGCCGGGGTGACGAAGCTGACCCCGGCCGAGCTGATGAACGCGATCCTCAAGGCGCCGGTCGACCTGTTCTGGAACGGCGGTATCGGCACGTACGTGAAATCGTCGGGCGAGTCGAACGCCGACGTCGGCGACAAGGCCAACGACGCGATCCGGATCAACGGCTCCGACCTGCGCGCCCGCGCGGTCGGCGAAGGCGGCAACCTCGGCTTCACCCAGCTCGGCCGGATCGAGTACGCCGCGGCCGGCGGCCGGATCAACACCGACTTCATCGACAACGTGGCCGGCGTGGACACCTCCGACCACGAGGTCAACATCAAGATCCTGCTCGACAAGGTCGTTGCCGACGGCGACCTGACCGAGAAGCAGCGCAACGACATCATCGCCTCGATGACCGACGAGGTCGGCGCGCTGGTGCTGAAGAGCAACTACCGGCAGAACATCGCGCTCGCCAACGCCGGCGCGCAGGCCGCGGCGCTGATGCATGTGCACCAGGACTGGGTCCGCCGGCTGGAGCGTCAGGGCCTGCTCGACCGGGAGCTGGAGTTCCTGCCGAGCGTGACCGAGTTCAAGCGGCGCAAGGCCGAGGGCCGCGGGCTGACCTCGCCGGAGCTGTCGGTGCTGATCGCGTACACCAAGATCGTGATGGAAGCCGAGCTGCTCAAGACGACGCTGCCGGACGACCCGTTCCTGAAGCACAAGCTCGCCAGCTACTTCCCGAAGGCGATCCAGGAGCGGTTCGGCGACCAGATCCAGAGCCACCAGCTGCGGCGCGAGATCATCACCACGCAGGTCGTCAACGAGTTCGTGAACACGTCCGGCATCACGGCGTACCACCGGCTCTCGCTGGAGACCGGCGGGACGGTCGAGGACGTCGTCCGGGCGAACCTCGCGGCCAGCCGGATCTTCTCGCAGCCCGAGCTGCTGTCGCGCAACTCCGAGCTGGACAACATCGTCGCCGCCGAGACCCAGACGCACATGCGGCTGGAGACCCGGACGCTGGTCGAGCGCGCGACGCGCTGGCTGGTCAGCAACCGGCGGCCTCCGGTCGACATCGAGGAGCTGATCGAGTTCTTCGGACCGGGGATCGCGAAGCTGACCGCGGCGTTGCCCGACGTACTGCGGGGTCGTGAGCTGGCTCTGTTCGAGCAGCGCCGGGAAAGCCTGGTGCAGAAGGGCGTTGCGGACGACTTCGCGACCCGGATCGCGGTGCTGCCGCCGGCGTACGCCGGACTCGGCATCGTCGAGACCGCGTCGCGCGACGACATCGACATCCTCGAGGTCGCCAAGGTCCACTTCGCGCTGGGCGAGCGGCTGCAACTCGGCCGCTTCCTCGAGCGGATCATCGGCCTGCCGCGGACCGACCGCTGGCAGACGATGGCCCGCGCCGCCCTTCGCGACGACCTGCACGCGGTCCACTCCCGCCTGACCCGCCAGGTGCTGGCCACCACCGACGCCTCGGCCGACCCCGAGGACCGGGTCATCACCTGGCAGGACCAGAACGCGGTCGCCCTGTCGCGCGCCTCCTCGATGCTCGAGGAGATCGTCGAGACCGACGGCCCGGAACTCGCCCAGCTCTCGGTCGGCCTCCGGCTCGTCCGGACGCTGATCGCCAACCAGGGGTAG
- a CDS encoding GntR family transcriptional regulator, protein MVALPVSIDRASPVPLYHQLAEQLTSAITDGSLRPGDPFENEIAMSDRLGLSRPTVRRAIAELVNQGLLVRRRGIGTTVASQMVHRKAELTSLYDDLEREGRAPRTEVLSLDCEAQDDRAATILELPAGTPLVSIVRLRYADDVPLAIMRNWLPPALNDLTLEQLNHEGLYAVLRARGIRPTVARQRIGARNATADERRTLHMSKAEPLVTMTRSAYAADGSPVEYGNHCYRADHYSVDVVVSER, encoded by the coding sequence ATGGTCGCTCTCCCGGTCAGTATCGATCGGGCCAGTCCGGTGCCGCTCTACCACCAGCTGGCCGAGCAACTGACGTCCGCGATCACCGACGGCTCGCTCCGCCCGGGCGACCCGTTCGAGAACGAGATCGCGATGTCGGACCGGCTCGGCCTGTCCCGGCCGACCGTGCGCCGGGCGATCGCGGAGCTGGTCAACCAGGGCCTGCTGGTCCGCCGTCGCGGCATCGGCACCACGGTCGCCAGCCAGATGGTGCACCGCAAGGCCGAGCTGACCAGCCTGTACGACGACCTCGAGCGCGAGGGCCGCGCGCCGCGCACCGAGGTCCTGTCACTCGACTGCGAGGCACAGGACGACCGCGCCGCCACCATCCTCGAACTCCCGGCGGGTACGCCGCTGGTCTCGATCGTCCGGCTCCGCTACGCCGACGACGTACCGCTGGCGATCATGCGCAACTGGTTGCCTCCGGCCCTCAATGACCTGACCCTCGAACAACTCAACCACGAAGGCCTGTACGCCGTGCTCCGCGCCCGTGGCATCCGCCCGACGGTCGCGCGGCAGCGCATCGGCGCCCGCAACGCGACCGCCGACGAACGCCGCACCCTGCACATGTCCAAGGCCGAGCCCCTGGTCACGATGACCCGCTCCGCGTACGCCGCCGACGGCTCTCCCGTCGAGTACGGCAACCACTGCTACCGCGCCGACCACTACTCCGTCGACGTGGTGGTCTCCGAGCGCTGA
- a CDS encoding Gfo/Idh/MocA family oxidoreductase — MRIGLVGVGRIGAFHAATLKELPAVDQVVVADADPGRAELVAKDLGLEFAPDVDMLLASRPDGFVIAAATAAHADLIAAGVAAGIPTFCEKPVALDLAETKRVVELVEGAGVPVHIGFQRRFDRGYQTVAAQVRSGELGFVHHIRANTNDAFPPPAEYIRTSGGFFRDCTVHDFDIIRYVTGREVVSAFATGANRGESFFGEYGDVDAAAALLTLDDGTFVAVSGTRYNAAGHDVRMEVLGSLGSVAVGLDEHTALRSAEEGVTFPSGPPHATFMDRFRPAYIAELSAFTEVVAGRREVPCTVRDAYQAFRIADACELSRRENRVVPLDEIA; from the coding sequence ATGCGGATCGGGTTGGTCGGGGTCGGGCGGATCGGGGCGTTCCACGCCGCGACGCTCAAGGAGTTGCCGGCGGTGGATCAGGTGGTCGTCGCCGACGCGGACCCCGGCCGGGCGGAGCTCGTCGCGAAGGATCTCGGTCTCGAGTTCGCGCCGGACGTGGACATGCTGCTGGCGAGCCGTCCGGACGGCTTCGTGATCGCGGCGGCGACGGCGGCGCACGCGGACCTGATCGCGGCGGGGGTAGCGGCCGGCATCCCGACGTTCTGCGAGAAGCCGGTGGCGCTCGACCTGGCCGAGACCAAGCGCGTAGTCGAGCTGGTCGAGGGGGCCGGCGTACCGGTGCACATCGGTTTCCAGCGCCGGTTCGACCGCGGGTACCAGACGGTCGCGGCGCAGGTGCGGTCCGGGGAGCTCGGCTTCGTCCACCACATCCGGGCGAACACGAACGACGCGTTCCCGCCGCCGGCTGAGTACATCCGGACGAGCGGCGGGTTCTTCCGCGACTGCACCGTGCACGACTTCGACATCATCCGGTACGTCACCGGACGCGAGGTGGTCAGCGCCTTCGCGACCGGCGCCAACCGCGGCGAGTCGTTCTTCGGCGAGTACGGCGACGTGGACGCGGCGGCTGCGCTGCTCACGCTCGACGACGGCACGTTCGTCGCGGTCAGCGGCACGCGCTACAACGCGGCCGGGCACGACGTACGGATGGAGGTGCTCGGCAGCCTGGGTTCGGTCGCGGTCGGGCTCGACGAGCACACCGCGTTGCGTTCGGCCGAGGAGGGTGTGACGTTCCCGAGCGGTCCGCCGCACGCGACGTTCATGGATCGCTTCCGGCCGGCGTACATCGCTGAACTTTCGGCCTTCACGGAGGTCGTGGCGGGCCGGCGAGAGGTGCCGTGCACGGTCCGGGACGCGTATCAGGCCTTCCGTATTGCCGACGCGTGTGAACTGTCGCGCCGGGAGAATCGCGTTGTGCCGTTGGACGAGATCGCATGA
- a CDS encoding sugar phosphate isomerase/epimerase family protein → MTDLVHRIAGAPISWGVCEVPGWGWQYDPQTVLAEMREVGLAATEFGPDGFLPDDPAEKAKTLADVGLRAVGGFVPVVLHDPSYDPSPAVAAALEGFVAAGATTLVLAAATGRDGYDDRPVLDEAGWSTLLGNLDKLAMLAAASGVLATIHPHVGTMVENAADVEHVLSGSSIGLTLDTGHLLIGGVDPVALVVEHTDRVRHTHLKDVDATWAARVQAGSVSYTDAVRQGMYRPLGAGDIDIATIVGTLERAGYDGWYVLEQDTILPERPTDEGPVVDVRASIAHLREIAGRG, encoded by the coding sequence ATGACTGACTTGGTGCACCGGATCGCGGGAGCGCCGATCTCCTGGGGGGTGTGCGAGGTCCCCGGGTGGGGCTGGCAGTACGACCCGCAGACCGTGCTGGCCGAGATGCGGGAGGTCGGCCTGGCGGCGACCGAGTTCGGTCCGGACGGGTTTCTTCCGGACGATCCGGCCGAGAAGGCGAAAACCCTGGCAGATGTGGGTCTTCGAGCGGTCGGCGGGTTCGTGCCGGTCGTGCTGCACGATCCGTCGTACGACCCGTCGCCCGCGGTTGCCGCGGCACTCGAGGGCTTCGTTGCCGCGGGTGCGACCACGCTGGTGCTCGCAGCCGCGACCGGGCGGGACGGGTACGACGATCGTCCGGTGCTCGACGAGGCCGGCTGGAGCACGCTGCTCGGCAACCTGGACAAGCTGGCCATGCTCGCGGCGGCGAGTGGGGTGCTCGCGACGATCCACCCGCACGTCGGGACGATGGTCGAGAACGCCGCTGATGTCGAGCACGTGCTGAGCGGCTCGTCGATCGGGCTCACGCTCGACACCGGTCACCTGCTGATCGGCGGGGTCGACCCGGTCGCGCTCGTGGTCGAGCACACGGATCGTGTGCGGCACACACACTTGAAGGACGTCGACGCGACGTGGGCTGCGCGGGTCCAGGCGGGCTCGGTCAGCTACACGGACGCCGTACGGCAGGGGATGTATCGCCCGTTGGGTGCGGGCGACATCGACATCGCGACGATCGTGGGGACGCTCGAGCGGGCCGGGTACGACGGTTGGTACGTGCTCGAGCAGGACACGATCCTCCCGGAGCGACCGACCGACGAGGGACCGGTGGTCGACGTACGGGCGAGCATCGCGCATCTGCGTGAGATTGCGGGTCGGGGCTGA
- the iolC gene encoding 5-dehydro-2-deoxygluconokinase: MVDDVLTIGRIGVDLYPLQAGTHLEDVESFGKFLGGSATNVAVAAARHGRKSAVISRTGNDPFGTFIHRTLGELGVDDRFVSPVDGLPTPITFCEIFPPDNFPLYFYRFPKAPDLVINPSELDLDAIREARIYWSTVTGLSAEPSRSAHFAAWEARGRRPITVLDLDYRPMFWADPSEAHEQVSRALEYCTVAVGNREECEVAVGETDPDKAAQALLDRGLELAVVKQGPRGTLARTRDERVEVPPYPVEVVNGLGAGDGFGGALCHGLLSGWPLEKIIRFANIAGAIVASRLECSTAMPTTEEVLSKLGDPS, encoded by the coding sequence ATGGTGGACGACGTACTGACGATCGGGCGGATCGGCGTCGATCTCTATCCGCTGCAGGCCGGGACGCATCTCGAGGACGTGGAGTCGTTCGGGAAGTTCCTCGGCGGCAGCGCGACGAACGTGGCGGTCGCGGCGGCGCGGCACGGGCGGAAGTCGGCGGTGATCAGCCGGACCGGGAACGATCCGTTCGGTACGTTCATCCATCGCACGCTGGGTGAGCTCGGGGTCGACGACCGGTTCGTCTCGCCGGTGGACGGGTTGCCGACGCCGATCACGTTCTGCGAGATCTTCCCGCCGGACAACTTCCCGCTGTACTTCTACCGGTTCCCGAAGGCGCCGGACCTGGTGATCAACCCGTCGGAGCTCGACCTCGACGCGATCCGGGAGGCGCGGATCTACTGGTCGACGGTGACCGGGTTGTCTGCGGAGCCGTCGCGGTCGGCGCACTTCGCGGCGTGGGAGGCGCGCGGGCGGCGGCCGATCACGGTGCTGGATCTGGACTACCGGCCGATGTTCTGGGCGGATCCGAGCGAGGCGCACGAGCAGGTGTCGCGGGCGCTGGAGTACTGCACGGTTGCTGTGGGCAACCGTGAGGAGTGTGAGGTCGCCGTCGGGGAGACGGATCCGGACAAGGCGGCGCAGGCGCTGCTCGACCGGGGGCTGGAGCTTGCGGTGGTGAAGCAGGGGCCGCGCGGCACGCTGGCGCGTACCCGCGACGAGCGCGTCGAGGTCCCGCCGTACCCGGTCGAGGTGGTCAACGGGCTCGGGGCCGGTGACGGTTTCGGCGGTGCGCTCTGCCACGGGTTGCTGTCCGGCTGGCCGCTCGAGAAGATCATCCGCTTCGCCAACATCGCCGGCGCCATCGTCGCCTCCCGCCTCGAATGCTCCACCGCCATGCCGACGACCGAAGAAGTCCTCTCCAAACTGGGTGATCCTTCATGA
- a CDS encoding deoxyribose-phosphate aldolase: MELPVEQSGLQRWRGYGDRLAELTEIRVRHPERLAEAWQGRRTRALVGEDGRLLIVAADHPARGALGVRGDRMAMASRPDLIARLMTALERPGVDGVLATPDILEDLLLLGALEGKVVIGSMNRGGLQGAAFEVDDRFTAYRTADEIAARRLDGGKMLTRIDLNDPGTVATLESSAAAVTGLAEHKLMAMVEPFWSTRAEDGRVTNLLDPDSVIKSIHIASALGATSAYTWLKLPVVDELDRVMEATTLPTLLLGGDPTVAPEATYASWGKALSLPSVRGLVVGRALLFPPDGDVAAAVDHAAMLVHGGAA; this comes from the coding sequence ATGGAGCTGCCTGTTGAGCAGTCGGGGCTGCAGCGGTGGCGGGGGTATGGGGATCGGTTGGCGGAGTTGACCGAGATTCGGGTGCGGCATCCGGAGCGGTTGGCTGAGGCTTGGCAGGGGCGGCGGACCCGGGCGTTGGTGGGGGAGGACGGGCGGCTGCTGATTGTTGCCGCCGACCACCCGGCGCGTGGGGCGCTCGGGGTCAGGGGAGATCGGATGGCGATGGCCAGCCGGCCGGACCTGATCGCCCGGCTGATGACCGCCCTGGAGCGCCCCGGCGTCGACGGCGTGCTCGCGACCCCGGACATCCTCGAAGACCTCTTGCTCCTCGGAGCGCTAGAAGGCAAGGTCGTCATCGGCTCGATGAACCGCGGCGGCCTGCAAGGCGCAGCGTTCGAGGTCGACGACCGCTTCACCGCCTACCGAACCGCCGACGAGATCGCCGCCCGCCGGCTCGACGGCGGCAAGATGCTGACCCGTATCGACCTCAACGACCCGGGCACCGTGGCCACGCTCGAGTCCAGCGCCGCCGCCGTCACCGGCCTGGCCGAGCACAAACTGATGGCGATGGTCGAACCCTTCTGGTCGACCCGCGCCGAGGACGGCCGGGTGACGAACCTGCTCGACCCGGACTCGGTGATCAAGTCGATCCACATCGCCTCCGCCCTCGGCGCGACCAGCGCGTACACCTGGCTCAAACTCCCGGTCGTCGACGAACTGGATCGGGTGATGGAGGCAACGACCCTCCCGACCCTCCTGCTCGGCGGCGACCCGACCGTCGCCCCGGAGGCGACGTACGCCTCGTGGGGCAAGGCGCTCAGCCTGCCCTCGGTCCGCGGCCTCGTCGTCGGCCGGGCGCTGCTGTTCCCACCCGACGGCGACGTCGCCGCAGCCGTCGACCACGCCGCAATGCTCGTCCACGGAGGTGCCGCATGA
- the iolB gene encoding 5-deoxy-glucuronate isomerase — translation MTEWFRPAGSTAHEGFELMVRPGEPDWHHTGLSIRTLLPGQSVEIDTGDCEYVVLPLSGSAEVIIDGDSVPLGGRADVFAGPTDLAYVPRNTTFAVVSAGGARIAFPNAKAAKDLPFQRIAADDVETELRGAGVASRQVRNFGVPGVLDADSIIACEVITPAGNWSSYPPHKHDEHRPGKESELEEIYYFELQLSDDVPEGVKGNDPIGYQRVYGTDDRPIDVLAEVRSGDLVLVPHGWHGPAMAPPGYDMYYLNVMAGPGTERQWLITDDPQHAWVRELWNSQHIDPRLPFGQGVADS, via the coding sequence ATGACCGAGTGGTTCCGACCCGCGGGGTCGACCGCGCACGAGGGCTTCGAGCTGATGGTCCGCCCGGGCGAGCCCGACTGGCATCACACCGGCCTCTCGATCCGCACACTGCTTCCGGGGCAGTCGGTGGAGATCGACACCGGCGACTGCGAGTACGTCGTACTCCCGCTCAGTGGATCGGCCGAGGTCATCATCGACGGCGACTCGGTCCCACTCGGCGGGCGAGCGGACGTCTTCGCCGGCCCGACCGACCTCGCCTATGTCCCACGCAACACGACGTTCGCGGTCGTCAGCGCCGGTGGCGCCCGGATCGCGTTCCCGAACGCCAAGGCGGCGAAGGACCTGCCGTTCCAGCGGATCGCGGCCGACGACGTCGAGACCGAGCTGCGCGGCGCGGGCGTCGCCTCGCGGCAGGTCCGCAACTTCGGCGTACCGGGTGTGCTCGACGCCGACTCGATCATCGCCTGCGAGGTGATCACGCCGGCCGGCAACTGGTCGTCGTACCCGCCGCACAAGCACGACGAGCACAGGCCGGGGAAGGAGAGCGAGCTCGAGGAGATCTACTACTTCGAGCTGCAGCTGTCCGACGACGTACCGGAAGGTGTCAAGGGCAACGATCCGATCGGCTACCAGCGGGTCTACGGGACCGACGACCGGCCGATCGACGTGCTGGCCGAGGTGCGCAGCGGCGACCTGGTGCTCGTCCCGCACGGTTGGCACGGCCCGGCGATGGCGCCGCCCGGCTACGACATGTACTACCTGAACGTGATGGCCGGCCCCGGCACGGAGCGGCAATGGCTGATCACCGACGACCCGCAGCACGCCTGGGTCCGCGAGCTGTGGAACTCCCAGCACATCGATCCGCGCCTGCCTTTCGGACAAGGAGTAGCAGATTCATGA